From Deinococcus aquaticus, one genomic window encodes:
- a CDS encoding S-layer homology domain-containing protein, producing MRKSLIIASTLALSLGAASAQTTTTTAAPAQVTLSDVPAGHWAKDAVDVIVKCGLIQGFPDGTFRGNENLTRYQAALIFYRLLQSGAMSECGMSQGDMTTVANGMQEVSTELAAIASRVTDLEKLSADQQARIDALEAKINGMGDGAATADTAALTARIDALEAAVRNIPAGPQGPAGPVGPQGPAGPAGAAGTTTTGTVTEPVTPAPTTGTVVIGEPVATDDGMMNTGRGLYAGVALGAKSAMSGSECLNTLDKNKGKVNYCVTGGVVVGSSNVIGPVGVRVAADYQPGWNAISGDVSATYDLNTGSNLTPYVGAGLGLTSSQKRGNTTQSGTDIYANALLGVDYRITDSISAFVEGNGKYYLSNNGYGTGLAASDAKTGGFNFGAKAGVKFYF from the coding sequence ATGCGCAAATCACTGATCATCGCGTCCACCCTGGCCCTGAGCCTCGGCGCTGCCAGCGCCCAGACCACCACCACCACCGCCGCCCCCGCACAGGTCACCCTGAGTGACGTGCCCGCCGGCCACTGGGCCAAAGACGCCGTTGACGTGATCGTCAAGTGCGGTCTGATCCAGGGCTTCCCCGACGGCACCTTCCGCGGCAACGAGAACCTGACCCGCTACCAGGCTGCCCTCATCTTCTACCGCCTGCTCCAGAGCGGCGCCATGAGCGAGTGCGGTATGAGCCAGGGCGACATGACCACCGTCGCCAACGGCATGCAGGAAGTCAGCACCGAACTGGCCGCCATCGCCAGCCGCGTGACCGACCTCGAGAAACTCAGCGCCGACCAGCAGGCCCGCATCGACGCCCTCGAAGCCAAGATCAACGGCATGGGTGACGGCGCCGCCACCGCCGACACCGCCGCCCTGACTGCCCGCATCGACGCCCTCGAAGCGGCCGTCCGTAACATCCCCGCTGGCCCCCAGGGTCCCGCAGGCCCCGTCGGTCCCCAGGGCCCCGCCGGTCCTGCTGGCGCTGCCGGCACCACCACCACCGGCACCGTGACCGAACCCGTCACGCCTGCCCCCACCACCGGCACCGTCGTGATCGGTGAGCCCGTCGCCACCGACGACGGCATGATGAACACCGGCCGTGGCCTGTATGCCGGCGTCGCGCTGGGTGCCAAGTCCGCCATGAGCGGCTCCGAGTGCCTGAACACGCTTGACAAGAACAAGGGCAAGGTCAACTACTGCGTGACCGGCGGCGTCGTCGTCGGCTCCAGCAACGTGATCGGCCCGGTCGGCGTGCGCGTCGCGGCCGACTACCAGCCCGGCTGGAACGCCATCAGCGGCGACGTCAGCGCTACCTACGACCTGAATACCGGCAGCAACCTGACCCCCTACGTTGGTGCGGGCCTCGGCCTGACCAGCAGCCAGAAGCGTGGCAACACCACGCAGAGCGGCACGGACATCTACGCCAACGCCCTGCTGGGTGTGGACTACCGCATCACCGACAGCATCTCCGCATTCGTGGAAGGCAACGGCAAGTACTACCTGAGCAACAACGGATACGGCACGGGTCTGGCGGCGAGCGACGCCAAGACCGGCGGCTTCAACTTCGGCGCGAAAGCCGGCGTCAAGTTCTACTTCTGA
- a CDS encoding purine-nucleoside phosphorylase: MSQIHVRAQPGDVASYVLLPGDPNRARHIASAYLENAREYTSHRQLLGFTGTYQGVPVSVQTTGMGCPSAAIVTEELARLGARTLIRVGTLGGATPSVAPGDLVIATAAVPNDGTTRQMLGGAPYAPAASFEVVEASVKAARQHGAPHHVGLVMTEDAFYASTPEHARLWAGRGVLGFEMEASAIFLVAAQRGLRAACLTACSNDIGDPQLVPDEVLAAGVDRMVRVALDAIVTLAAADTQ; this comes from the coding sequence ATGAGTCAGATTCATGTTCGCGCCCAGCCCGGAGACGTGGCTTCGTACGTTCTGCTGCCCGGCGATCCCAACCGCGCCCGCCACATCGCCAGCGCCTACCTGGAAAATGCCCGCGAGTACACCAGTCACCGGCAACTGCTGGGCTTCACCGGCACCTACCAGGGCGTGCCGGTCAGCGTGCAGACCACCGGCATGGGCTGCCCCAGCGCCGCCATCGTGACCGAGGAACTCGCGCGGCTAGGCGCCCGCACCCTGATCCGCGTGGGCACGCTGGGCGGCGCGACCCCCAGCGTCGCGCCCGGCGACCTGGTGATCGCCACGGCGGCCGTCCCGAACGACGGCACCACCCGCCAGATGCTGGGCGGCGCGCCGTACGCCCCGGCCGCCAGTTTCGAGGTCGTGGAGGCCAGCGTGAAGGCCGCCCGCCAGCACGGCGCGCCGCACCACGTGGGCCTGGTCATGACCGAGGACGCCTTCTACGCCAGCACCCCCGAGCACGCGCGCCTGTGGGCAGGCCGGGGCGTGCTGGGCTTCGAGATGGAAGCCAGCGCCATCTTCCTGGTCGCGGCGCAGCGGGGCCTGCGGGCCGCGTGCCTGACCGCGTGCAGCAACGACATCGGCGACCCGCAACTGGTGCCCGACGAGGTGCTGGCCGCCGGGGTGGACCGCATGGTGCGCGTGGCGCTGGACGCCATCGTGACGCTGGCCGCCGCCGACACCCAGTAA
- a CDS encoding enoyl-CoA hydratase/isomerase family protein, translating to MTQLDELEFDNVQIDQHGPIAVLTINRPRALNALNADTLSEIAQAVNMIIEDAEVGVLIITGAGEKAFVAGADISEFGDLEGVYDGRELALAGQDVMHQISSLPIPVIAAVNGYALGGGLELALACDVRVAATTARLGLPETSLGLIPGFGGTQRLPRLIGTGRALDMILTGRQVKADEALSMGLVNYVADNALTRAREVAEAMLKNAPIAISLVKEAVRRGMDTTLEGGLEIEADLFGMTVATKDFREGVDAFLNKRPAEFQGE from the coding sequence ATGACGCAACTCGACGAACTGGAATTCGATAACGTGCAGATCGACCAGCATGGCCCCATCGCCGTGCTGACCATCAACCGCCCCCGGGCGCTGAACGCCCTGAACGCCGATACCCTCTCGGAGATCGCGCAGGCCGTGAACATGATCATCGAGGACGCCGAGGTGGGCGTACTGATCATCACGGGCGCGGGCGAGAAGGCCTTCGTGGCGGGCGCGGACATCAGCGAGTTCGGCGACCTGGAAGGCGTGTACGACGGCCGTGAACTGGCGCTGGCCGGGCAGGACGTCATGCATCAGATCAGCAGCCTGCCCATTCCCGTGATTGCGGCCGTGAACGGGTACGCGCTGGGCGGCGGACTGGAACTCGCGCTGGCCTGCGACGTGCGCGTGGCCGCCACGACCGCCCGCCTTGGCCTGCCGGAAACCAGCCTGGGCCTGATTCCCGGGTTCGGCGGCACGCAGCGCCTGCCGCGCCTGATCGGCACGGGCCGCGCGCTGGACATGATCCTCACGGGCCGTCAGGTGAAGGCCGACGAGGCGCTGAGTATGGGCCTCGTGAACTACGTGGCCGACAACGCCCTGACCAGGGCCCGCGAGGTCGCCGAGGCCATGCTGAAAAACGCGCCCATCGCCATCTCGCTGGTCAAGGAAGCTGTGCGGCGCGGCATGGACACCACGCTGGAAGGCGGCCTGGAAATCGAGGCGGACCTGTTCGGCATGACGGTCGCCACCAAGGACTTCCGCGAGGGCGTGGACGCCTTCCTGAACAAACGCCCGGCGGAGTTCCAGGGTGAGTGA
- a CDS encoding phosphohydrolase produces the protein MSEKGGPSDGKGNPQKFRLSVQSGVVSDVEGRAQPAPGREGSATPNGQRVVEFTTPRAKLIEEADGAIRADLASYPRALAAYEALRGDPEALAHWDMANYITMRKLGYNDHGRVHAFITGAAGMAITELLLEGGVKPDLMDSGVGDPDDVFLTVILGTMLHDIGNQIHRAGHEAHGVALALPILDRIMGPLYPDPFKRTKVRSFILGGINCHDLNPAPLTIEGGIVAVADGTDITKGRGRKAFSLGSVDIHSISALAVDQVVIERGRDKPVLISVTMNNSGGIFQVEEILAPKVIRTPLRRFVELRATTRPQGDEQILSRVRLDGDHFVMDLESGEQVEVEVMDSQKQAQQAVAEKLGLSSDSR, from the coding sequence GTGAGTGAGAAGGGCGGCCCCTCCGACGGGAAGGGCAACCCCCAGAAGTTCCGCCTGAGCGTGCAGAGCGGCGTCGTCAGCGATGTCGAGGGCCGCGCGCAGCCTGCGCCGGGCCGTGAGGGCAGCGCCACCCCGAACGGCCAGCGCGTCGTGGAGTTCACCACGCCCCGCGCCAAGCTGATCGAGGAGGCCGACGGCGCCATCCGCGCCGACCTGGCCTCGTACCCGCGTGCGCTGGCGGCGTACGAGGCGCTGCGGGGCGACCCGGAAGCCCTGGCGCACTGGGACATGGCGAACTACATCACCATGCGCAAGCTGGGGTACAACGATCACGGGCGCGTGCACGCGTTCATCACGGGCGCGGCGGGCATGGCGATCACGGAACTGCTGCTGGAGGGCGGCGTGAAACCCGACCTGATGGACAGCGGCGTGGGCGACCCCGACGACGTGTTCCTGACCGTGATCCTGGGCACCATGCTGCACGACATCGGCAACCAGATTCACCGGGCGGGGCACGAGGCGCACGGCGTGGCGCTGGCCCTGCCGATCCTGGACCGCATCATGGGGCCGCTGTACCCGGACCCGTTCAAGCGCACCAAGGTCCGCTCGTTCATTCTGGGCGGCATCAATTGCCACGACCTGAATCCCGCCCCGCTGACCATCGAGGGCGGCATCGTGGCCGTCGCGGACGGCACGGACATCACCAAGGGCCGGGGCCGCAAGGCGTTCAGCCTGGGCAGCGTGGACATCCACTCGATCAGTGCGCTGGCCGTGGATCAGGTGGTCATCGAGAGGGGCCGCGACAAGCCGGTGCTGATCAGCGTGACCATGAACAACTCCGGCGGCATCTTTCAGGTCGAGGAGATCCTGGCGCCCAAGGTCATCCGCACGCCGCTGCGCCGGTTCGTGGAACTGCGCGCCACGACCCGCCCGCAGGGTGACGAGCAGATCCTCTCGCGGGTCCGCCTGGACGGCGATCACTTCGTGATGGACCTCGAAAGCGGCGAGCAGGTCGAGGTGGAGGTCATGGATTCGCAGAAGCAGGCGCAGCAGGCCGTGGCCGAGAAACTGGGCCTGAGCAGCGACAGCCGCTGA
- the greA gene encoding transcription elongation factor GreA produces MTKERITMTQRGYEKLLETLHFLKTTKREEISENMGRAIADGDLRESAAYDEARMQQSENEARISELESQLERSVIIEEDSSGGAGLGAKITVKDAKGKEHKFELVGTYEVDVLKGKISDASPIGKALAGRKAGEKVTVQLPKGTADFEVLAVDYV; encoded by the coding sequence ATGACGAAAGAACGCATCACCATGACCCAGCGCGGGTATGAAAAACTGCTCGAAACCCTTCACTTCCTGAAAACCACCAAGCGTGAGGAAATCTCCGAGAACATGGGCCGCGCCATTGCCGACGGCGACCTGCGGGAAAGCGCTGCCTACGACGAGGCCCGCATGCAGCAGTCCGAGAACGAGGCCCGCATCTCGGAACTGGAAAGCCAGCTGGAACGCTCGGTGATCATCGAGGAAGACAGCAGCGGCGGCGCCGGCCTGGGCGCCAAAATCACCGTGAAAGACGCCAAGGGCAAGGAGCACAAGTTCGAACTGGTCGGCACCTACGAGGTGGACGTACTGAAGGGCAAGATCAGCGACGCCAGCCCCATCGGGAAGGCCCTGGCAGGCCGCAAGGCCGGCGAGAAGGTCACGGTGCAGCTACCCAAGGGCACCGCCGATTTCGAAGTGCTGGCCGTCGACTACGTGTAA
- a CDS encoding NUDIX hydrolase: MARRDLLVAAGILRDRFGRVLLVGNDWQGHGRVRHTLPGGVVEPGETLPEALYREIFEETGLKLTGIKHMAYTVHIEDERRGERAIAVAFEATWDGLLNPADPDGFIVEARFCTLEEALDLIESPPMREPLSDFLKTGEPGRFYAFKGWDGRGGLRIPALKPRP; the protein is encoded by the coding sequence ATGGCGCGGCGTGACCTGCTGGTCGCCGCCGGGATCCTGCGCGACCGCTTCGGGCGGGTGCTGCTGGTCGGGAACGACTGGCAGGGCCACGGGCGCGTGCGCCACACCCTGCCCGGCGGGGTCGTGGAACCCGGCGAGACCCTCCCGGAAGCGCTGTACCGCGAGATCTTCGAGGAAACCGGCCTGAAACTCACAGGCATCAAGCACATGGCCTACACCGTGCATATCGAGGACGAGCGGCGCGGCGAGCGCGCCATCGCCGTGGCGTTCGAGGCCACCTGGGACGGCCTGCTGAACCCCGCCGACCCGGACGGCTTCATTGTCGAGGCGCGCTTCTGCACCCTGGAAGAGGCGCTGGACCTGATCGAATCCCCGCCCATGCGTGAGCCCCTGAGCGACTTCCTGAAAACCGGCGAACCCGGGCGCTTCTACGCCTTCAAAGGCTGGGACGGGCGGGGAGGACTGCGCATACCGGCGCTGAAACCCCGCCCGTAA
- the prfA gene encoding peptide chain release factor 1 has translation MSRLTELASEFGMVERALGDPAALADTREYARLTRRHRELLPLVTLLRERDSVQADLDGARELLTDPDMRELAASEIPPLETRLTDIEAELVVLLLPTDPDDSRDVILELRAGAGGAEAGLFVMDLLRMYTRYVEGAGLRLNVLDANESDLGGASRVVAEVTGGPGAQGAFRALRWERGVHRVQRVPATESQGRIHTSTVTVAVLPEVEEDEVQLDLSEVRIDVFRSQGAGGQGVNTTDSAVRAVYRAGTPDEIMVVCQDGRSQIKNREKALVVLASRLAERERAAREERERSQRASQVGSGDRSEKIRTYNYPQNRVTDHRLEGDDKNYPLDSVIAGNVAPVVAALARAQRELQLMDMAARDAQETPHGAA, from the coding sequence ATGAGCCGCCTGACGGAACTGGCCTCCGAGTTCGGCATGGTCGAGCGCGCCCTGGGTGACCCGGCCGCGCTGGCCGACACCCGCGAGTACGCCCGCCTGACCCGCCGCCACCGCGAACTGCTGCCCCTGGTCACGCTGCTGCGCGAACGTGACAGCGTACAGGCCGACCTGGACGGCGCGCGCGAACTGCTGACCGATCCGGACATGCGCGAACTGGCCGCCAGCGAGATTCCGCCCCTGGAAACCCGCCTGACGGACATCGAGGCGGAACTGGTGGTGCTGCTGCTGCCCACCGACCCCGACGACAGCCGGGACGTGATCCTGGAACTGCGCGCCGGGGCGGGCGGGGCCGAGGCAGGCCTGTTCGTCATGGACCTGCTGCGCATGTACACCCGCTACGTGGAAGGCGCGGGCCTGCGCCTGAACGTCCTGGACGCCAACGAGAGCGACCTGGGTGGGGCCAGCCGGGTCGTGGCGGAAGTCACGGGCGGCCCCGGCGCGCAGGGAGCCTTCCGGGCACTGCGCTGGGAACGCGGCGTTCACCGCGTGCAGCGCGTGCCCGCCACCGAGAGCCAGGGCCGCATCCACACGAGTACCGTCACGGTCGCCGTGCTGCCCGAAGTCGAGGAGGACGAGGTGCAACTCGACCTGTCCGAGGTCCGCATCGACGTGTTCCGCTCGCAGGGTGCGGGCGGGCAGGGCGTGAACACCACCGACTCGGCCGTGCGCGCCGTGTACCGCGCCGGCACGCCCGACGAGATCATGGTCGTCTGCCAGGACGGCCGCTCGCAGATCAAGAACCGCGAGAAGGCCCTGGTGGTCCTCGCCTCGCGCCTCGCCGAGCGCGAACGCGCCGCCCGCGAGGAACGCGAACGCTCGCAGCGGGCCTCGCAGGTCGGCAGTGGCGACCGCAGCGAGAAGATTCGCACGTACAACTACCCACAGAACCGTGTGACCGATCACCGCCTCGAAGGCGACGACAAGAACTACCCGCTCGACAGCGTGATCGCCGGGAACGTCGCGCCCGTCGTGGCGGCCCTGGCCCGCGCGCAGCGTGAACTGCAACTCATGGACATGGCCGCCCGCGACGCCCAGGAGACCCCGCATGGCGCGGCGTGA
- a CDS encoding homoserine dehydrogenase, with product MRTVTVGMLGCGTVGQDVLNLIERREAIFADLGVRIEVVGVLVRDTARERRIPAGTPLTTDPAFLQECEVVIEAMGGVELPMTMLRPYLRSGRPVITANKALLAECWDELRDYALNGKLYYEASVMAGTPVIGPMSTVLRASTFTRLQAVLNGTCLYILTQMEQGRDYAQALAEAQALGYAEDPPTLDVGGFDTAHKLTVLARFCADGNFRYDRVQVQGIEHITQADIQAARERGERIKLVAELESVNGEWQARVAPQSLPETHPLCTAGASRNAMVYEGEECGTLIFAGGGAGGMVTASAMVGDLLDLLIGFPGHVPLH from the coding sequence ATGAGAACCGTGACTGTGGGCATGCTCGGCTGTGGCACCGTGGGCCAGGACGTCCTGAACCTGATCGAACGCCGTGAAGCGATCTTCGCGGACCTGGGCGTGCGCATCGAGGTCGTGGGCGTCCTCGTGCGCGACACGGCCCGCGAACGCCGCATTCCGGCCGGGACGCCCCTGACCACCGACCCCGCCTTCCTGCAGGAGTGCGAGGTCGTGATCGAGGCGATGGGCGGCGTGGAACTTCCCATGACCATGCTGCGCCCCTACCTGCGCTCCGGACGGCCCGTCATCACGGCCAACAAGGCGCTGCTGGCCGAATGCTGGGACGAACTGCGCGACTACGCCCTGAACGGCAAACTGTACTACGAGGCGTCCGTGATGGCCGGCACGCCCGTCATCGGGCCCATGAGCACCGTGCTGCGCGCCAGCACCTTCACACGCCTGCAGGCCGTGCTGAACGGCACCTGCCTGTACATCCTGACGCAGATGGAACAGGGCCGGGACTACGCGCAGGCCCTCGCGGAAGCTCAGGCGCTCGGGTACGCCGAGGACCCACCCACCCTGGACGTCGGCGGCTTCGACACCGCGCACAAACTCACGGTCCTGGCCCGCTTCTGCGCCGACGGGAACTTCCGCTACGACCGCGTGCAGGTGCAGGGCATTGAGCACATCACGCAGGCCGACATCCAGGCCGCCCGCGAGCGCGGCGAACGCATCAAACTCGTCGCGGAACTCGAATCCGTGAACGGCGAGTGGCAGGCCCGCGTCGCCCCGCAGTCCCTGCCCGAAACTCACCCGCTGTGCACCGCCGGAGCCAGCCGCAACGCCATGGTCTACGAGGGGGAGGAGTGCGGCACCCTGATCTTCGCCGGGGGCGGCGCGGGCGGCATGGTCACCGCCAGCGCCATGGTCGGCGACCTGCTCGACCTGCTCATTGGCTTCCCCGGACACGTTCCTCTCCATTGA